The sequence below is a genomic window from Dethiosulfovibrio peptidovorans.
CGAAGGGCAAAAACAAAAGGGAGTGAAGCAGGGAGGCCATATTTAGGGACATGCCACTGACGCAGAAGAAGACTAAAAAGACGGGCTCCTCCATGGTGGACGATAAAAAATCAAATATCTGATTAGCCCGAGGGTTTTTGTTGACGACCCAGGCCCCTACGATCATGGTCGATAACAACTCGTCCGCACCCAGCAAGGATGCTGTTCCGAAGCAAGCTGCCAGAGAACCGAAGAGGACTACAACGAGACCGCCTTTGCCCTCGGCATCCATGGCTGGGTGGGACATTCGATCCAATAGCCACCCGAAACAGCACCCCAGAACAAGGGAGAGTCCGATGGTCCGAATGGGGGTGAACACAACGGACAGAAGCGACATCCCCCCATGCCCTAAAAAAGCCCGGGCACAACAGAGGGCAACCCCAAAGTTGACGATGCCGAACCCATCGTCCAGGGCGGAGACCCCTAATATCGTTGAGGTGACGGGCCCTTTTGCACCATACTGATGAGTCACAGCGATGGTGGCCGCCGGATCGGTGGGCGATATCAGCCCCCCCATAAGCAGAGCAAAGGCCAGGATCGACGGCGTCCCTACGATACCGAATCGAGGGCCTACAACGACGGCGACCAGAGACATTCCCATAATAACAGCCAGAAAAGCCATCTCAGCCTCCATAACGGTTATGGCCAAGATGGTCTTGCCCAGGGATCGAATTGCCCTCCAGGAAAGGGCCCCACCGATCTCGAACGTGATGAGACACAACAACATGTCTACCAAAACCCCCGAGTGGTCCAGGGCATCCTTGGGAACCAAGCTCAGGAAGGTCGGATTAAGTAAGACGCCGGCCAACAGATAGCCGGTGATCCTGGGAAGATCAAAACAGGCAGCCAGATAGCCCAAAAAATACCCCGTAAAGACCAATGTTCCTAAACCCAACATGGGATCGTTCATAAAAGACAAAGCCATGCTCGTATTCACTCCTTTCGATCTCCTTATGTACATCGATTCAGTGTATCACTATTACTCTCCGTCCTCGCTTTGGAGATGTGCCCCTTCAAAAGCCCCCTTCTTCATCTGTTATAATGTTATTTGTGAAAGGTTTTGTTCTTTTCTTTATTGACGGATTCTTCGAAGCTCGCACACCATAGAAAAGGAGTGAGAGACCATGGAAAATATCATCGACATGATCAGAAAACACATAGCCGACATTTTCCGGAAAAAGGGCTTACGTCCCTATACTCTCCCTGACGGGAAGATCCTCGTTATCGACGATAACTTCGTCACCCAGTTCAAACTGGATATATCATTTAACAACAACGATTTCGGCTGTATCGTTCTGGAACGACGGGGAGAGACCCTGGCAACGACGAAAAGCTTCAACATCGCCTGGAGCTCCGGCGAGGAAATTCATAATTTTCTGAACTATCTCCGTTCCCTACGCTGAGAGTGCTGGCATGGCAGCTTTTCTCAGGTTTATAGCATGCCTGGTCGTCCTACTTGTAGGGGTTTTGCCTCTCTGCGGAGAGGCTGACATCCGCCAGGCGGTGAAAGCATACAACGAAGGGAAATTCAAAGAGGCCGCATCCCTCCTCCTTCCCGAGGCAAAAAAAGGTAAATCCCTGGCTCAATGCACTCTGGGGTACCTTTATGATCAAGGAGAAGGGGTTTCTCAGGACAAGAAACTAGCTCTGTATTGGTACAACGAAGCTGCAAAACAAGGCTATGCCGATGCCCAATATAACATCGGGCTCATGTATCGGGACGGCGAAGGCATCTCAGGCGATCTGGGGAAGGCTCGATTATGGCTTGTGAAAGCAGCCGAACAAGGGCATGAAAGGGCCCAGATAACCTTGGGCCTGATGGCTCTTAACGCCCCGGAAAAAGCGTGCATCTCGCCCAATGAAGCCGCTCGGTGGTTTGAGTTAGCAGCCGAGAGAGGAAATCCCTCGGGGGCGTATAATCTGGGTCTTCTCCTCATCCGGGGGAACGTACTCTCTCCCGATATCTCACGGGGACGAACGTTGCTTCTGCAGGCGGCAAAAAAGGGGCACATATACGCCCAACACGCTCTGGGCTCTTTCCTTTTGAGAACCTCCTCTGACTCCAAGGAACACGACGACGGCGAGCGATGGCTCAGTATCGCCGCAGAGGAAGGATATGACAAGGCTCAGTTGGACTATGGTCGGTATCTTCTCCGTCATGACCGAGAAGAGGAAGGCCAAGACTGGCTGAACAAAGCCGCTAAACAAAATAATCCCGAGGCTCAATTTATCCTGGGACAGCTTTGCCGTCAAAAGGATGGAGCCTTTGGTAAGGCTGCATCCTGGTTTGGTTTGGCTGCTCGCCAGGGATACGCACCGGCCCAGTACGCACTGGGAACCCTCTACGAGAACGGGCGTGGCCTGCCTGAAGATAACACAATGGCAGCCTTATGGTATCTCCGAGCTGCCAAACAGAATGTAGCAGAGGCCCAGTACAATCTCTCTCTCATGTATCAAAAAGGGCTGGGCGTTCCTCAAAACAGCAAGGAATCTCTTCGATGGCTTAAAGCCGCCTCAGGAAACGGCCTTCCCGAAGCCCAATATGTCCTGGCTCTCGCCTATCGTGACGGCGACGAGCTCTCTCAGGACCTCTCCAAAGCCGCGCAACTCATGAAACAGGCCGCTGCCAGTATCCCCAAAGCACAAAGTGCTCTGGGGTTCATGTACCTCCAGGGCGAGGGAGTCAGCCAAGATCCTCAAGCAGCAGTGCGTTGGTATCGAAAGGCCGCTGAAAGCGGCTATCCCCCAGCCCAGTACCGCTTAGGGCTCCTCTGTGCCAGAGGCCAGGGTGGGCGGCCTCTGGATATGGCCGAAGCCGCCCGATGGTTTCGCATGGCAGCTCGATCAGGGCATCCTGGAGCTCAATACAACCTGGGAATCCAATATACCCAGGGCGACGGTGTTGTCCGCATTCCCTCCGCAGCTTTCCGATGGTTCTCCAAGGCAGCGGCACAGAGAGACCCCCACGCCCTGTACCAGATGGGACTCCTCTATGAGAAAGGTCTCGGAGTTCCAGAGGACAGGGAAAAGGCGATGGATCTTTTCAGACAGGCCTTCGATCTCGGCAACGTGAACGGAGCCTACGCTTTAGGATGCCTTTTTGCCGGAGACAACGGCGGTGCCCGTCAGGAGATGTCCGCTCTTCACTGGCTTCATTGCGCAGCTCAAAGGGGTGACCGCCGGGCTCAGCTCCGACTCGGTCTGGCTTATAAAAACCGCCGGCTCGTAGCTCAAGACAAGGCTCTGGCAATCCGATGGATTCGGAGAGCCGCTGAGGAGGGATCGGCAGCAGCCCAATACACTTTGGGAGGACTCTACCTGGAAGGTAAGATCATCTCTCAGAACAAAAAAATCGGCCAACTCTGGCTCGCCAAAGCCGCCAAACAGGGGTATTTGCCAGCTCAGTATAACCTGGCTTTGTGCCTCGCCAAAAGCAGGTTCAAACGGCAACAGGCCATAAGATGGATGGAGAAGGCCGCCATGGCCGGATATGCACCAGCCCAATGCGAGCTTGGACTCTTTTACGCCTCGGGAACAGGGGTCACCCAATCAGACACCTCAGCCCTTAGGTGGTTTTCCCTGGCAGCTGAACAAGACTACGTACCAGCTCAGTACAACCTGGGGGTCTTTTACCTCTACAGTGGGCTCTCAACAGAACCCAATCGGAAGTTAGCCTTTCGGTGGCTTCTCAAGGCCGCCCAACAGGGATATGCCGACGCCCAGTTTTACCTGGGTTACCTATACGAGCGGGGCGATGGCACTGAGCAGGACCTCACGGAGGCCAAGTGCTGGCTTACCAAAGCAGCTCGCAAGGGCAGCAGAGAAGCCCTGTCCATACTGGCAAAGATGGAAGAAAAAGAGCAAAAACAAAAAAAAGCCGGGGCAGGGCTTCCTGGCATGACGGAGCTCCTATCACAGGATAACTCCCAGAAACCGTGAATGTTGCAGGACGACGTAGCCACCAGGGGGCCAAACGACGTAAGGGCCATCCGATAGGTTATCCCTACGGCATATCTGTCCCCCCACCCCAAGGCAGGACCGATATCGTTACCCGACAACTCCGCCCCCGGCGGTCCACTACGGCAATCCGGTGTCGTCCCTGAACCGCGGTCCAGAACAGGGACTCCCCAGCCGACACCGTCCGGAAAAAAACGCCGTCGACGAACCAGGACACGTCCCCCTGAGCCCCCTCGCAGGCCAGAGCCACCCGGGGCGGTTCTCCCCAGGGGGGAAGAATGTAGGAGGCTCCCGACAGGGGAGAACGTATCTGTAGCTCGGCCTCAGCTACCCGCCTGCTCTCCGAGCTACCAAACTGAGCAGGCCAGACCGTAACCACCCGGCCTTCCTCCCATCGATGCACAGAACAGGGTTCAGATGATGATACTGTAGGGATATGCCACGCTTCTTCCCGGTGAGGGCAAGCTGACGTGGGCGGCAAGCCCGACAGGGAGCACACAGTCCGCCGGGCCACTCCGTCAGGAGGTTCGGGCATTCTCCCCCCGAGGACCGTCATGATCTGGGTCGCGACGGGAACGGCCAGAGAGAGCCCCACCAGTTCGGGATGGGGCGTCCCCAGAGGGTCACCAAACCAGACAACGACGGTCCAGCGACGATTCCACGCTACAGCCCAGGCATCTCGGAGCCCATAGGAGGTGCCGGTCTTAAGGGCCATCTCGGCATTTCCAGACAACAAAGCCCGAAGTTTGGGCACTAATCGTCCCCGGTTTTTCAGTATATCCCCGACGAGGAAGGAGCCCTCCTGAGAGATAGGTGATGGCCGCCAGTCGTGCCGGTCGTCCTCGAAGAAAGAAAGAGGACGATCCCGCCAGGAAGCCAAGGTCATGGTGGCTTTCAAAAGCTCCAGAAGCGTCACCTCGCATCCACCGAGGATCAGGGAGTCGCCGTACCACTCCGCATCGTGGACAAAATAGCCGAACCCCAGGCTCCGAAGACGATGAAGAAACCGGTTAGCCCCTACCATTCGAAGGACTCGGACAGCCGGGACGTTCAGGGAGTCGGCCAAAGCTCGAGCGGCGGAGACAGCCCCTCGATATCGGAGATCGAAGTTTCTGGGGGCTCGTCCCGACATGGACAGGGGCGTGTCGGCCATGAGAGAGGAGGGAGACAGAGTTCCATCGTCGAAGGCCATGGCATAGACGAAAGGCTTCAGGGCCGAGCCTGGCGATCTCAAGGCGTTACAACAATCTACCCATCCCCAGGGCAGTCTTTCGCCAAAGCGTCCGTTGCCCACGTACCCTCGGACAGCCCCTGTCTCGTTGTCGACCACCACCGCCGCCGCAGTAATTTCTTGAGGCAACCGAAAAAGCCCCTCGGCCACGGTACGCCGGAGGAGCCTCTGGACCTCGGCATCCAAAGTCGAGCGTCCCCCTTGAGGACGACGTTTCAAAGCCTGAGAGACAAAGAGATATTCCTGCCCCGGACGAGAGATCGCCTGAGGAAGGGGTTCAGCTCTCGCCAAATCAGCCTCGGCGGCCGTAACGACTGATCGGTGGGCGAGCTTCTTTAGAATCATATCCCGACGGGCCTTGAGTCGATGAGGGTGAAGGTCGGGACGGTAGCGGGTGGGGCCCTTGAGCATCGCCACCAAGGTAGCCGCCTCGGCCAGGGAGAGATCGCTTGCCTCCTTTCCCCACCATCCCAGAGAAGCCGCACCGACTCCCACCAGAGTTCCTCCAAAAGGGGCCTTATTCAGGTAGAGCTCCAGAATACGCCGTTTGGACAAGGATCGTTCCAGAGCCATGGCCTGGAGAAACTCCACTGCCTTGGTAGCAACGGTTCTGACCCGGGGACGGGTGAGTCGGACAAGCTGACTGGTGATGGTGGACCCTCCCGAGATCACCCGACCGCTGGTCAGGTTCTGCCAGGCAGCCCGAACGATGCCCAGCCAGTCAACCCCGGCGTGACGCCAAAATCGCCGATCCTCCACCTCGACAGCGACAAGGGGCAGCCATCGCCCCATGGCATCCAGTGAGATGGGGCGACAAGCCCGATCATCGGAAGTCAGTCCCAACCAGAGGGGGCGGCCCTCTCGATCCGTCACAAGGGGAGAGCCCTCCAGAGAAGAGACTTCCCGGATCGGCACTGGATCCACAAGAAACGCCGCCCCCCAAAGGGTCAGGGCCGTCCCACAGGACAGCCCCAATACAAGCCAAAAGACGATACGCGCTTTTCGACGAGTCATGCTCCAAGCCTAACGAACGGTCACCGTTCCACCACCGCTCAGACTTCGAACCGACGGTGCAAACATCGCCTGAGCCGAGACCGGCGGCAGGGTGAACGTCCCTCGGGTCGTCGCACGACACCCATACTTCAGGATGAGACGTCCATTTACTTTGGTCGGGAAGAAAAGCACACGGTCAAACCGAACCTCCCGCCGGGGCGCTATCTCAGCCTCTCCAAGGGGTACAGGAGGATTCCACACCTGGAAACAACCAGGGAGCACGTCCACCACAACCAAGTCCTGCACAGTTCCCGTGGGAATAACCTCAAGACAGACCTGGATCTCCTGACCGAACGTCAAGGGCTTCGAGAGATCCAAGGGAGCGCCTTTTGCATCCCGAAAGACTCGACGGATGGAGACTCCCTGATCGTAGGGAGGCACTGATTTCGTCGGCACGCCGGAATACGTCCAGTTGCAGAAGACCGTCCCGGGGCCTCGATTCGTAACGGTCCAGGGCACGGGGTGATCGGACGAGAGTGCCAGCTCATCGCCCGTGGAGAGTTTGTGTTCCGTCGTTCCGTTCGAAACCACGGCGGAGAAGGGTTTGACATCCACACGTTCGAAAAACCGCCCCATTGTCAAGACCGCCCATCCTGCGCTTTGGGTGGACAGGCGATCGGCAGCCAACTCAGCCACGACCGCCCGAGCCGCCGTGGTCTCCTCGGCGGAATCGGGCGCCACCGCAGAGGTTGCTAAAAGGGCCAGAGCCTTGTCTCTCAGAGCTGAGCCATAGGTCTCGACAGCAACCGTACCCGAAGAAGTTCCTCCTAAAAGACGACGTCCTTCCTCCTTTTTGTCGGCGGCCCCGTAGGCTGCCGCCAGAAAGAGCCGACCAACCTGAGTCATGCCACCGATCCGTTCGTTCAGCCACGCCATCCAGCCCATGGGAGGCTGACCCCACAGAGTCAGGATATAGCAGGCATAGGCCTTTCGTGAGAGATCGTATGAATCGTCGGCCATCTCGGACAACACGGACCGAAGGTACGAGCCCGTCCGATTGACCATGGCATCGGGTACCAGCCCTTTCTGGAGAGACGCCAGAAAATGAGCAGCATACAGGCTGGCCCAGGGAGCCTGAGTGCCACCGGGCCACATGGCGAAACTGCCATCGTAGAGCTGAAGGATCTGAAGTTTTGCAACCACAGCCCGAAGGGCGTCGGTCAACCCCCTGTTTCCGGCGAGACGAGAGTTCAGCTTTCGAGCCATGTTGGGTAAAGCCACCAACGGCCATGCCTTGGAGACTGTCTGCTCAAGACAGGTGTAAGGATAGTCGTTCAGGAAGGCCACCACAGGTAACAGGTCAGAGCGAGGCGACCCCGACACGAAGCAAGACGCACGAAGGGTTCCGGGGAACCAGTCGTCCTGAGAGGGTACCGAGAAGGTGCCTGGCTTCACCGCCGAGCCCCCGGTCACGGTTACCCGGGGCATGGGCGGCCGGACCACCGTCTCCCGAGAGAGCTGAAAATCGAGACCCGCACCACTCACAGCCAGATCGACACCGCCAGGACCGCAATTCCTGGCGGCGACCACGGGCAAATCCAGGGTTACGTTGCCCCTGGCCGGAACCGTTACGTCCCAGGAGAGACCTTCAGGCAGGGACAGGGTCCCCCACGACGAGGGGACAAGTTTCAGATTGAGGTCCGAGTCGGCTGTGGATATCACCTGTACTGGTACGGTGAACCGGTCTCCCGGAGCCAGAGCCTGTGGCACGGTGGGATCCACGGTAACCGGCCTGGCGATGGAGATGTCGGCCCAGGCCGATCCCACCGACGAACCGGAGAAGACAGCCATGGCCTTGACACCACCCGAGAACTCGGGCAGATCAAAGGAGACCTCCGCCACACCATCTTGGACAGACAGATCGGGACGAACCATGGCCAGGACCTTGAAGCCCCGGGCCTCCAGAGGCGACAGATTCATAGCTCCATAAGCCATCTGAGCCTCACCGCCGGCTGGATGGAGCACCGGCGTCTCTCGAGACTCCAGCGGCATGAGTTCGTCGTAGATATCCGACGCCTGAGTCGCCAATCGCCTTTGGGCAGAAAACAGCTTCCAGGGATCGGGGACCTGATGATCCGTCAATCCCAGGATACCCCGATCCACCAAAGCCACCCAGAGGTCACCGTCCGCAGGGCGACCGTCCGTATCAGTGACGGAGACTTTGAGAGGCAGGAGCTGACCAGGCTCCACCTGATCGGGAACCTGTACTGCCACCTTAGCGGGTGCTCCTTCATTCACGATCAAAGACACCGCTCCCAAAGCCCTGTGAGGCGCCCAGTCTCCCTCTCGGGTCACGGGACGAATCACCTGGAAAGTGCACCAACCGTTGGGCCAGACTCGTTTATCGACAACGAAGTCCAACGTTCCCTCAGGCTTGGTAATGGAGACCACCTTGGAGACCAGGATTTCCTCCGCCTCGAAGGTAAAGAGCCCCATTCCAGGAAAAGGTGCACGATAGGACAGCACAGCCCTTTCTCCAGGAGCATATCGGTCCTTATCCAAGGAGAGCTCGACCCTATCGGGAAGTACAGCACCAGATCGAGACGCACCCCAGGACTTCCAGGCGGAGAAGCGAACCGACGATGTTACATGTGCCACTCCACCGTCCAGAGTCAGGAGGTAGTTTCCCTCGTCCTCGGGGATCACGGAACAGGTGCCGAGACCATCCTTGAGAGGGGTATCCCCGGAGGCAACAGCCGTCTGCTCCTCCTGCCAGACCATCCTGGTCCGACCGGATTCGCGAACCAGGACAGGACGAACCACCAGGGAATACAGGGTCCAGTCCACGGAGCCCTCGGCAACTTCGTCAGCCGAGGTCACTCCGGCCACCTGAAAACTCACAGGTTGACCTGGGGTGATCTCACCATCAGGAGAGCGAACGCCAAGGTGAAACGGCGCCAAATGACACGGCAGGGACAGAGTCTTCCCCACCCATCGCCCTCCGGGCTCCATGACCCGAAGGGAGAGATTGATATCCACCATAGACGGAGCATCCATGTTGTCCGGCACGGTCCAGTTCAGCGACCACCGACCGGAGTCGTCCAGGGTTCCTGAGTCCAGATCAAGCTCTTGCTTTTGGAAAGATACCCGGTCATCACCAAAACGGAAACCAGGGAATCGTCTGGATTCGTATCTTCTGGGTGACGTAACACCCCGAAGCTCCCAATTCAGACCGGGAGAGGGGGCTCCGAACAGATAGGCGGCATCGAAGGAGAGCCCCACAGCCTGAGAAGCCATAACCTGAGAACCGTCAGCCTTCAGGGAGAGCTCGATGGTGGGCGGAGTGAAGTCCTCCACCAGGAAGGAAGCCCTGCCTAGAGGCACCTCCTCCTTACCGGGAACCAGCAGATCGAAGCAATACTGCCCCATCGGCGTGGCCGGCGGAAGATCAAAGGCACAGGTGGTCAAGCCATTTCTGGACAGCTCGGAACGCCCCTGAGAGATATGGACACCCAGGGAGTTGTACACTCGCCACACCAAAGGGAAGGTCCCGGGTAAAGCCAGACGGGGACCTCGTACCAGGGACGTTACGTCCACGGTTTCTCCAGGGCGGAAGATACCCCGGGGCAGGATGCAATCTGCCTCGTAGGTGGTCACCCAGGGAGCACCAGAGATGTCCAGACGATCATCGGCAAACCCGTTGCCGGAGAGCGCCACGAAGGACATATCCTCGTCCCGCTCAACCACCACCACAGCGGGACGAAGCTGGGGATCCCACTCCTGGTCACGCTTGACACTCCACAGGCCGTTACGATCGGTGGTCCCATGGGCAAGACGCTGGTTACTTGAGGAGAAAACCGAAACAGCGGCCTTGCCAACAGGACGCCCGTCCGAGAGGCCGTTGACCCACACCAGAATCCCCTTCTCACCGAGTCGGACCGAGACACCCAGATCAGTGACTGTCACCATCTGTCGGGCTCCTCCCCACCACTGATCACTGTCCTTGGCCTCCAAAAGGAAAACCCCCCGGCTCTCGCCCAGAAGATCTGACAGGTCCAGGGCACTACACACTTTGTGGTTCAACCGATTGTTTACCGGCAGAGACCAAGTACCCATAAACTTGGTCAACGTCAGAGGCGCCCCACTCTCAGTCCCCAGAGCGCCCATAACAAGGGGGATATTGTTGGGATAGAGCTTCCACGCCGAGACCTGGACCTGATCCAGATTCACCGTATCCAGAGGGACCCTGGGAGAGTCCAGTGGCGACAGGAAGGTTCCCGTAGCAGGGAAGGAAGCCGAGCGATCCATATCGGGAAGCACAAAGGTCCTGGTCTCATCCTCAACAAGACCATTGACACCGCCAAGCCCCTTCCTGATGGTCACCGCCACCCTATCTCTGGGGGAGAAAGCTCCTACTAAGGCAAAACCATTGTAGGTACACTCAATCCGAAAATTTCTCTCAGGACTCACCGACACGAAGCCCATCACATCGTCAGGGGCCACTGGACGTGAGGTGTACAGGAACAGCCGAGCCCGGTCAGGTCCCAGAGACTCCACAGACGTGCCCGTGATCGTAACAGGAGAGGCAACCTGTGTACCCTTGGCGACGGGGAAGCTCTCGGTCCTGGCCTCAACCAACCCCAGAGGCCCCACATCTGAAGTCAGCCCTTTGGCAACGGTCACCGACAGGGATTTTCCCCGAAGCGGAGCCGAGACTACCCGAACCGTCTTGGCTGGAACCTGCCCCTGAGGCCGCAGCTGAACCAGCGAACCACCGCTTTTGGCCGAGAGAAAGCCCAACAGCCTTTGAGGCGGGACAGGCAAAGAGAAATGAAACTCCAGGGTCAACTCTCGCCTGGGGGAGAGCTCAACTGGTCGTATCATCTTCACTGTCAAAGGCGCCGTTCGGAAGGAAAAAAGCTGAGGTCCGGCCAGCAGATGACCACTCTGATCCCGCAAAGGCGCAAACGTCACCTGATACTCGGTGGCCGGTGCCACCGGTTTAGCGGTCGTATAGACCAGGCGATCAGGGCTATCCCATACAGCGTAGCCCTCCAACCTCGGCCGTATGACCAGGGGGACCTGGTCGGCTGGAAGGATCTTACCCAAAAGAGAGGTAGGTACCACCGGGGAGGAGAACGTCACCTGGAGGACAGGCTTGCCGCTCACCTTGCCCTGGGGAGTGAAGTTCGTGACCGTAAAGTCGGCAGCCTGAAGAACACCGCTCCAGGTCCAAAAGGCCATGGTCAAAATCGCCGTAAGCAAGCATTTTTTTTTCACGTATACGCACCTCCATCAATATAAATCAGGATATGACAGGATATGAGACATTTGAACCTGGACATCGTCAGCGTACTTCTCTATCGAGAGTTTTATTGTACTACATCACACTTCAAAATCGGGCAATTGATATCATCGGCTGTCAAAAAACACAGATTATAACTTTTTATGAAGGGCATATCTAAAACCCCACATCCAAGTCTCCCAATCTCAGGTCATTCCGTCAGAGCCCTGTCTCGCCCCAGTCGATACTTCACGACGGCAGGTCAAAAATACGAACCTCGAATGGGCTCCGTCGAAACGACCTGAGGCGAGTTTCTGAGTTTTTAGAGGTTCCCTGAAGTCAAAGCCTACGTCAGGACTCCACAAAAATTAATATTTATTTTATTATGCAGTAAAAAATATAAACCATTGCACCATTTCATGTCTGAATCTGGTTCTGTTTTGATACCTGGAGGCTCGTTTTGCACACGCTTTCTTCATGGTTTTGTCGGGATATGGGGGCGTCGCCAGGTCATCAAAAAGGCTTCCCCCCCAGGGCAACCATGAACCACACCGGGGTCATGAGGACATATACTGATAAAAAAGATCGACCGCGACGGTCGATCTTCAACGTTGAGAGAATACAAACCCGTCACCGAATCGATCTGATGACAACAATTCCTCCGTAGGCTACGGCCGCCGTCAATATGATGGCGGCTCCCGCCGTGATGTTGAATTGGACCGATATCCACAGACCAACGAGACAGAATAAAGCTGCAACTATCGTAGATCGAACCATCATGGACGTCAGAGATCTGGCGTTCCCCTCGGTGATGGCCGAGGGCACGGTGAACAGAGCGATAACCAGGATAAGACCGATAACCCGGATGACCGCAACCACAGCCAGTGAGGTGAGGAGGGTCAGCACACCATCAATGATGGCAACAGGAACACCTCGGGTAGAGGCATACGTCTCGTCGAAAAGAAAAGCCTCGACGGGATCGTGCCAGAGGGCTATGAGAACCAGAGATGCGACAGCTAAGGCCCCCATGATACTAAGATCTCCAGCTGAGACCGTGAGGATACTGCCAAAAAGATAGCTGGTCAGCTCGGTGCCATACCCCGGGGTCAGGTCGGTAAAGACGATTCCCGTGGCCATGCCCACGGCCCAGAGAATACCCATGACGGTGTC
It includes:
- a CDS encoding sodium:proton exchanger, coding for MYIRRSKGVNTSMALSFMNDPMLGLGTLVFTGYFLGYLAACFDLPRITGYLLAGVLLNPTFLSLVPKDALDHSGVLVDMLLCLITFEIGGALSWRAIRSLGKTILAITVMEAEMAFLAVIMGMSLVAVVVGPRFGIVGTPSILAFALLMGGLISPTDPAATIAVTHQYGAKGPVTSTILGVSALDDGFGIVNFGVALCCARAFLGHGGMSLLSVVFTPIRTIGLSLVLGCCFGWLLDRMSHPAMDAEGKGGLVVVLFGSLAACFGTASLLGADELLSTMIVGAWVVNKNPRANQIFDFLSSTMEEPVFLVFFCVSGMSLNMASLLHSLLFLPFVVLFRLVGKGLGVLMGGEWAGMPLRRCLSVIGGLIPLGGIVIGLALTLRKFPELASVADTLINVVIGSTLIHECLGPLAARWALRTSGELSDVSRGKG
- the pbpC gene encoding penicillin-binding protein 1C, which produces MTRRKARIVFWLVLGLSCGTALTLWGAAFLVDPVPIREVSSLEGSPLVTDREGRPLWLGLTSDDRACRPISLDAMGRWLPLVAVEVEDRRFWRHAGVDWLGIVRAAWQNLTSGRVISGGSTITSQLVRLTRPRVRTVATKAVEFLQAMALERSLSKRRILELYLNKAPFGGTLVGVGAASLGWWGKEASDLSLAEAATLVAMLKGPTRYRPDLHPHRLKARRDMILKKLAHRSVVTAAEADLARAEPLPQAISRPGQEYLFVSQALKRRPQGGRSTLDAEVQRLLRRTVAEGLFRLPQEITAAAVVVDNETGAVRGYVGNGRFGERLPWGWVDCCNALRSPGSALKPFVYAMAFDDGTLSPSSLMADTPLSMSGRAPRNFDLRYRGAVSAARALADSLNVPAVRVLRMVGANRFLHRLRSLGFGYFVHDAEWYGDSLILGGCEVTLLELLKATMTLASWRDRPLSFFEDDRHDWRPSPISQEGSFLVGDILKNRGRLVPKLRALLSGNAEMALKTGTSYGLRDAWAVAWNRRWTVVVWFGDPLGTPHPELVGLSLAVPVATQIMTVLGGRMPEPPDGVARRTVCSLSGLPPTSACPHREEAWHIPTVSSSEPCSVHRWEEGRVVTVWPAQFGSSESRRVAEAELQIRSPLSGASYILPPWGEPPRVALACEGAQGDVSWFVDGVFFRTVSAGESLFWTAVQGRHRIAVVDRRGRSCRVTISVLPWGGGTDMP